The Croceicoccus naphthovorans genome includes a region encoding these proteins:
- a CDS encoding AMP-binding protein — MIPETVFAMLACARPGVIHSVVFGGFAPPELAKRIDDATPKLVLTASCGIEGSRTIACKPLVDEALVLAAHSVEHVVLVQREQLTADLMPVRDIDWHDLRRRTADMPVPPCVPLASGDPLYILYTWGTTGTPKGVVRDNGGHAVALSWSMANIYGIGARDTFWAASDVGWVVGHSYIVYAPLLVGATTVLFEGKPVGTPDPGTFWRTIARHNVKSFFTAPTAIRAIRKEDPDARYLKEIGVGACRAVFLAGERADPETIAWLERKSGLPVIDHWCQTELGWPAIASCFAMGDLRRKPGSAGFPVPGYQFAILDDEGFALPDKASGNVVIKTPLPPGTFRSLWNNNATFVRNFETFPGYYETGDAGFRDSEGFMHIMGRTDDIINIAGHRLSTGQMEEIVSRQPGVAECAVVGADDNLKGMVPIAFVTPQIGYAADKSIAERAVLAVRSELGAIAAMKAVLVVEQLPKTRSGKILRSLLRKIVNREPFDIPATIDDPETPAKIAAVCREELGLDDPHLQNPGK; from the coding sequence ATGATCCCCGAGACGGTTTTCGCGATGCTGGCTTGCGCGCGGCCCGGTGTGATCCATTCCGTTGTGTTCGGCGGGTTCGCCCCACCCGAACTGGCCAAGCGGATCGACGATGCCACCCCCAAACTGGTGCTCACCGCTTCGTGCGGAATCGAGGGCAGCCGCACCATTGCCTGCAAGCCGTTGGTCGACGAAGCGCTGGTCCTTGCCGCCCACTCGGTCGAGCATGTCGTCCTGGTCCAGCGCGAACAGCTAACCGCGGACTTGATGCCCGTCCGAGACATTGACTGGCACGATCTGCGGCGGAGGACCGCCGATATGCCGGTGCCTCCATGCGTTCCTCTCGCCTCCGGCGATCCGCTCTACATCCTCTACACTTGGGGCACCACAGGAACTCCCAAGGGTGTGGTGCGCGACAATGGCGGACATGCCGTGGCCCTGTCGTGGTCGATGGCCAACATCTATGGCATCGGGGCACGGGACACGTTCTGGGCTGCCTCGGACGTCGGTTGGGTGGTGGGGCATAGCTACATCGTCTATGCCCCGCTGCTGGTTGGGGCCACGACCGTCCTGTTCGAAGGCAAGCCTGTCGGCACACCCGATCCCGGCACGTTCTGGCGGACCATAGCGCGCCATAATGTCAAGAGTTTCTTCACCGCGCCGACCGCGATTCGGGCGATCCGCAAGGAGGATCCCGATGCCCGGTACCTGAAGGAGATCGGCGTCGGCGCGTGCCGTGCCGTGTTTCTGGCCGGCGAACGCGCCGACCCGGAAACGATTGCCTGGCTGGAGCGGAAAAGCGGTTTGCCGGTGATCGATCATTGGTGCCAGACCGAGCTTGGCTGGCCGGCCATCGCTTCGTGCTTCGCGATGGGGGATCTGCGCCGCAAGCCTGGCAGCGCTGGCTTTCCGGTGCCAGGATATCAGTTCGCCATCCTCGACGACGAAGGATTTGCTCTGCCCGACAAGGCAAGCGGCAATGTTGTGATCAAGACCCCGCTGCCGCCCGGCACTTTCCGTTCGCTGTGGAACAACAACGCCACGTTTGTCCGAAATTTCGAGACGTTCCCTGGGTACTACGAAACCGGTGATGCAGGCTTTCGCGACAGTGAGGGCTTCATGCACATCATGGGACGAACCGACGACATCATCAACATCGCCGGTCATCGGCTGTCGACCGGACAGATGGAAGAGATCGTGTCGCGGCAACCAGGTGTCGCTGAATGCGCCGTCGTCGGTGCGGACGATAACCTCAAAGGTATGGTACCGATTGCTTTCGTCACCCCGCAGATTGGTTATGCGGCAGACAAGAGCATAGCCGAGCGCGCTGTCCTTGCCGTGCGTAGCGAGCTTGGTGCGATCGCGGCGATGAAGGCGGTGCTGGTCGTTGAGCAATTGCCCAAGACCCGTTCTGGCAAGATCTTGCGTAGCCTGCTCCGCAAGATCGTGAACCGCGAACCCTTTGATATCCCCGCGACAATTGACGATCCAGAAACGCCGGCCAAGATTGCGGCGGTTTGTCGGGAAGAATTGGGACTAGACGACCCTCATCTGCAAAATCCCGGTAAGTGA
- a CDS encoding LLM class flavin-dependent oxidoreductase, which produces MSQQRQLHLGAFMRPVSIHTGAWRYPGAIPDANFNFAAIRQFARKLEAGKFDAFFMADHLGVLNMPVEALRRSHTVTSFEPFTLLSALAGATERIGLVATASTTFDEPFHVARRFASLDHISGGRAGWNVVTTSNPDSAKNFGFEVQPDHSGRYGRAREFYDVVTGLWDSFAEDAFVCDAESGIYFDPARMHVLDHRGPHFSVLGPLNIARPPQGWPVIFQAGASDPGRQLAAETAEVVFAAASNLAAAKSFYSDVKGRMIPIGRNPDHLKILPAALVVVGDTVEQAKAKRAHLDSLVHYESGIHSLCGMLDHDVSGFDPDGPLPEIPDTNASKTSREMLVTQARQHNLTIRQLAAKAGSYAGLAFVGTPDSIANEMEQWLEERGSDGFVVMFPYLPAGLDDFVDLVVPELQRRGIFRKDYEGTTLRDHFGLPRPGNRFF; this is translated from the coding sequence ATGAGCCAGCAACGCCAGCTTCACCTCGGCGCGTTCATGCGGCCGGTCAGCATCCATACCGGCGCCTGGCGCTACCCCGGGGCAATCCCGGATGCGAATTTCAACTTCGCCGCGATCCGTCAATTCGCCCGCAAGCTCGAGGCGGGCAAGTTCGATGCCTTTTTCATGGCCGATCATCTCGGTGTTCTGAACATGCCGGTCGAGGCGCTGCGCCGCAGCCACACCGTCACCTCGTTCGAACCCTTCACCCTGCTGTCGGCGCTGGCCGGCGCGACTGAACGGATCGGGCTGGTCGCGACCGCTTCCACCACCTTCGACGAACCCTTTCACGTCGCGCGCCGCTTTGCCTCACTCGATCACATCAGCGGCGGGCGGGCCGGCTGGAACGTCGTGACCACGTCCAACCCCGACAGCGCGAAGAATTTCGGGTTCGAGGTGCAGCCCGATCATTCCGGACGCTACGGACGCGCCCGCGAATTCTACGACGTCGTGACTGGCCTGTGGGACAGCTTCGCGGAAGACGCCTTCGTCTGCGATGCGGAAAGCGGCATCTACTTCGATCCCGCGCGGATGCACGTGCTCGATCACAGAGGGCCGCATTTCTCGGTCCTCGGTCCGCTCAACATCGCCCGCCCCCCGCAGGGCTGGCCGGTCATCTTCCAGGCTGGGGCCTCGGATCCCGGACGCCAGCTTGCCGCCGAAACCGCCGAAGTCGTCTTTGCCGCCGCTTCGAATCTTGCCGCCGCCAAGAGCTTTTATTCCGATGTGAAAGGGCGGATGATCCCGATCGGACGCAATCCCGATCATCTCAAGATCCTGCCCGCCGCGCTCGTCGTTGTCGGTGACACGGTCGAGCAGGCCAAGGCCAAGCGCGCTCACCTGGACAGCTTAGTTCACTATGAAAGCGGGATTCACTCGCTGTGCGGCATGCTCGATCATGATGTTTCGGGGTTCGACCCCGATGGCCCCCTCCCCGAGATACCCGATACCAACGCCAGCAAGACTTCTCGTGAAATGCTGGTCACGCAAGCCCGGCAGCACAACCTCACGATCCGCCAGCTCGCCGCGAAAGCCGGCAGCTATGCCGGGCTCGCCTTCGTCGGCACTCCGGATTCGATTGCCAACGAGATGGAGCAATGGCTGGAGGAGCGCGGTTCGGACGGGTTCGTCGTGATGTTCCCCTATCTGCCGGCGGGGCTCGACGATTTCGTCGATCTGGTCGTGCCCGAATTGCAGCGCCGGGGCATTTTCCGCAAGGACTACGAAGGAACCACCCTGCGCGATCATTTCGGTTTGCCGCGCCCCGGCAACCGATTTTTTTGA
- a CDS encoding aromatic ring-hydroxylating oxygenase subunit alpha — translation MSGDTTLVDTVNASQSRQVFWDRDVYDLEIERIFSRAWLMLGHKSLLPKPGDFITTYMAEDKIILSHQSDGTFRAFINSCTHRGNQICHADSGNAKAFVCNYHGWVYGQDGSLVDVPLESRCYHNKLDKQELAAKSVRVETYKGFIFGCHDPEAPSLEDYLGEFRFYLDTIWEGGGAGLELLGPPMKSLLHCNWKVPAENFVGDGYHVGWTHAAALGQIGGPFAGLAGNRADIPFDDLGLQFTTRHGHGFGLVDNAAAGIHRKGDGWNKYLEDTRGEVRRKFGADRERLYVGHWNGGIFPNCSFLYGTNTFKIWHPRGPHEIEVWTYTMVPSDADPATKSAIQREATRTFGTAGTLESDDGENMSSATYVNRGVITRDGMMNSTMGVGYEGPHPVYPGIVGISFIGETSYRGFYRFWKEMIDAPDWASVKANDDNWDSVFTNRNFWNEKLNAAE, via the coding sequence ATGAGCGGCGACACCACACTCGTAGACACTGTCAATGCTAGCCAGTCCCGTCAGGTGTTCTGGGACAGAGACGTTTATGATCTTGAAATAGAGCGGATTTTTTCCCGGGCATGGTTGATGCTCGGCCACAAATCGCTTCTCCCGAAGCCGGGCGACTTCATCACGACTTATATGGCCGAGGACAAGATCATCCTTTCGCACCAGAGCGACGGGACCTTCCGCGCCTTTATCAATTCGTGCACGCACCGCGGCAACCAGATTTGCCACGCCGACAGCGGTAACGCCAAGGCGTTCGTCTGCAATTATCACGGCTGGGTGTACGGGCAGGATGGATCGTTGGTCGATGTCCCACTCGAGTCGCGCTGTTACCACAACAAACTCGATAAGCAAGAGCTGGCGGCGAAGTCTGTTCGGGTCGAAACCTACAAGGGTTTCATTTTCGGTTGCCATGATCCCGAAGCGCCAAGCCTTGAAGACTACCTGGGCGAATTCCGTTTTTATCTCGACACCATCTGGGAAGGAGGGGGCGCTGGGCTGGAACTGCTCGGTCCGCCGATGAAGAGCCTGCTTCACTGCAACTGGAAAGTGCCGGCCGAAAATTTTGTCGGCGACGGATATCATGTCGGATGGACCCATGCGGCGGCGCTTGGTCAGATCGGTGGTCCGTTTGCGGGACTGGCCGGCAACCGCGCGGACATTCCCTTCGACGATCTTGGATTGCAGTTCACGACCCGGCATGGTCATGGCTTTGGGTTGGTCGACAACGCGGCGGCTGGGATCCACCGAAAGGGCGACGGCTGGAACAAATATCTTGAGGACACCCGCGGCGAGGTGCGCCGCAAGTTTGGCGCGGATCGCGAACGGCTTTATGTCGGGCACTGGAACGGCGGGATCTTCCCCAATTGCTCGTTCCTGTATGGCACCAACACCTTCAAAATCTGGCATCCACGCGGGCCGCACGAGATTGAAGTATGGACCTATACCATGGTGCCGAGCGATGCCGATCCCGCTACCAAGAGTGCGATACAGCGCGAAGCGACGAGAACATTCGGAACCGCCGGGACGCTGGAAAGCGACGACGGCGAAAACATGTCTTCGGCAACCTACGTGAACCGTGGCGTGATCACGCGTGACGGCATGATGAATTCGACCATGGGCGTCGGCTACGAAGGACCGCATCCGGTTTATCCCGGAATCGTCGGCATCAGCTTCATTGGCGAGACATCCTACCGGGGCTTCTACCGGTTCTGGAAGGAAATGATCGATGCCCCCGATTGGGCGAGCGTGAAGGCAAACGACGACAATTGGGATTCGGTCTTCACGAATCGCAATTTCTGGAACGAAAAGCTCAACGCGGCCGAATGA
- a CDS encoding tartrate dehydrogenase, with protein MNRYTIANIPGDGIGREVLPAGVRVLSAVAQRCGFALEFRDFDWSCETYLATGKMMPDDGLTRLADHDAIFLGAVGYPGVPDHVSLWGLLLPIRREFDQYVNLRPVRLLPGIRSPLRDKSTGDIDFWVVRENSEGEYSRIGGRTGTGEDEIVIQQAVFTRRGTDRILRYAFDFARKLGRPHVTSATKSNGLYHSMPFWDERFAAIGAEYPEIATDQYHIDILAARFVMSPERFDVVVGSNLFGDILSDLGPGVTGTIAVAPSANLNPPRRFPSMFEPVHGSAPDIAGQGIANPIGQIWSGAMMLDHLGEAEAAAMVLAAIEAVLLDPQADLTPDLGGDGSTADLTRQILEKLPGR; from the coding sequence TTGAACCGCTATACCATAGCTAATATCCCCGGCGACGGCATCGGCCGCGAAGTTCTGCCCGCCGGGGTGCGGGTCTTGTCGGCGGTCGCGCAGCGATGCGGCTTCGCGCTCGAGTTTCGCGACTTCGATTGGAGCTGCGAAACCTATCTTGCCACCGGGAAAATGATGCCCGATGACGGGCTCACCCGGCTTGCCGATCATGACGCAATCTTCCTTGGCGCGGTCGGTTATCCCGGGGTGCCCGATCACGTCTCGCTGTGGGGCTTGCTGCTGCCGATCCGGCGCGAATTCGATCAATACGTCAATCTCCGGCCGGTGCGGTTGCTGCCCGGCATTCGCTCGCCGCTGCGCGACAAGAGTACCGGCGATATCGACTTCTGGGTGGTGCGGGAAAATTCGGAAGGCGAATATTCCCGGATCGGCGGCCGCACCGGCACCGGAGAGGATGAAATCGTCATCCAGCAGGCAGTATTCACCCGCCGCGGCACCGACCGGATCCTGCGTTACGCCTTCGATTTCGCGCGCAAGCTTGGCCGGCCGCACGTCACCTCGGCCACCAAGTCCAACGGGCTATACCATTCGATGCCGTTCTGGGACGAGCGTTTCGCGGCGATCGGCGCGGAATATCCCGAGATCGCCACCGACCAGTACCATATCGACATTCTGGCGGCCCGCTTCGTGATGTCACCCGAACGCTTCGACGTGGTGGTCGGATCCAATCTGTTCGGCGACATCCTGTCCGATCTCGGTCCCGGCGTAACCGGGACGATAGCGGTCGCGCCGTCGGCTAATCTCAATCCGCCGCGGCGCTTTCCGTCGATGTTCGAACCGGTGCACGGTTCGGCCCCGGACATTGCCGGCCAGGGTATTGCCAATCCGATCGGCCAGATCTGGTCGGGGGCAATGATGCTCGACCATCTGGGAGAAGCTGAAGCCGCGGCGATGGTGCTGGCCGCGATCGAAGCGGTCCTGCTCGATCCGCAAGCGGACCTGACCCCCGATCTAGGTGGCGACGGCAGTACAGCGGACCTGACCCGCCAGATACTGGAAAAGCTGCCGGGAAGGTGA
- a CDS encoding aromatic-ring-hydroxylating dioxygenase subunit beta, which translates to MSTEQVPVTPDVHYAVEAHYRAEVRLLQTGQYREWLHGMVAEDIHYWMPIYEQRFVRDRRPDPTPDDAAIYNDDFEELKQRVERLYSGQVWMEDPPSKIRYFVSNVEAFEAENGELDVLSNILVYRNRRQTEVTVHTLGREDKLRQDGNGFKVFRRKLILDARVTQDKNLYFFC; encoded by the coding sequence ATGTCGACCGAACAAGTTCCGGTGACGCCGGATGTGCACTACGCCGTCGAAGCGCACTATCGTGCCGAGGTCAGACTGTTGCAGACCGGGCAGTACCGGGAATGGCTGCACGGAATGGTCGCCGAAGACATCCATTACTGGATGCCGATTTACGAACAGCGCTTCGTGAGAGACCGGCGCCCGGACCCAACGCCAGACGATGCGGCAATTTACAACGACGACTTCGAAGAGCTCAAGCAGCGTGTCGAACGGCTTTATTCAGGTCAGGTCTGGATGGAGGATCCGCCATCCAAAATCCGGTACTTCGTGTCGAATGTCGAAGCCTTTGAAGCCGAAAACGGCGAATTGGACGTCCTGTCGAACATCCTTGTCTACCGCAACCGCCGCCAGACTGAAGTCACGGTGCATACATTGGGGCGTGAAGACAAGTTGCGCCAGGACGGCAATGGTTTCAAGGTCTTCCGGCGAAAACTTATCCTCGATGCGAGAGTCACGCAAGACAAGAATCTGTATTTCTTTTGTTAG
- a CDS encoding DMT family transporter, with protein sequence MGAANCSPGWRRAPGYLWNSPFLLLSLASLFWALNPIVGRAARDLLSPLSLAFWRWVVALLFVLPFAWQHIVADRLVLRESWRLLAVLGVFGVGVFAFIVYWSLQLTTATNSLLLQSTMPVMTLVMPSILFGERIRPLLVASATLSFTGVVWIVTRGQPFALHLGGLNHGDLLALTGVFLYSAYATFLRKVPAIHHITLLAVLFAVGMGALAVPYLVSLADSGVATPRIEVISAVVYVGIFPSLIAYAFFNRAVVLIGSVRAGVYMNLPTVFGVFLAVLLLGERLETYHMVGAAIVVAAIFVSRRAAAGQTENRGERKP encoded by the coding sequence ATGGGCGCTGCCAACTGTTCCCCAGGCTGGCGGCGTGCCCCAGGTTACCTGTGGAATTCACCATTCTTGCTGCTTTCGCTCGCTTCGCTGTTCTGGGCCTTGAATCCCATCGTCGGCCGGGCGGCGCGCGACTTGCTTTCTCCCCTGTCGCTGGCCTTTTGGCGTTGGGTGGTTGCTTTGCTGTTCGTTCTGCCATTTGCCTGGCAGCACATCGTGGCCGATCGTCTGGTCCTGCGCGAGTCCTGGCGCCTGCTCGCGGTATTGGGCGTATTCGGCGTGGGGGTGTTCGCCTTCATCGTTTACTGGAGCCTGCAACTCACTACAGCCACCAACAGCCTGCTGCTGCAATCGACCATGCCGGTAATGACTCTGGTCATGCCCAGCATCCTCTTTGGGGAGCGGATCAGGCCGCTATTGGTTGCCAGTGCGACGCTGTCCTTTACCGGAGTCGTCTGGATCGTGACCAGAGGGCAGCCTTTCGCGTTGCATCTTGGCGGGCTCAACCACGGCGACTTGCTCGCCCTGACCGGGGTCTTCCTTTACTCGGCCTATGCGACGTTCTTGCGCAAGGTGCCCGCCATACACCACATCACTCTGCTCGCGGTGCTGTTCGCGGTCGGCATGGGAGCGCTGGCTGTACCTTACCTGGTCAGCCTGGCCGACAGCGGGGTCGCCACGCCACGAATTGAAGTGATTAGCGCAGTGGTCTATGTTGGCATCTTTCCCTCGCTGATTGCCTATGCGTTCTTCAACCGCGCGGTAGTCCTGATCGGTTCAGTAAGAGCCGGCGTCTACATGAACCTGCCTACAGTGTTTGGTGTTTTTCTGGCGGTGCTGCTGTTGGGGGAGAGACTCGAAACCTATCACATGGTCGGAGCGGCCATTGTGGTGGCCGCGATATTCGTTTCGCGCCGAGCAGCGGCGGGCCAGACAGAAAACAGGGGAGAGCGGAAACCATGA
- a CDS encoding IS630 family transposase yields MANAIGRPTKPVVLEAEEREYLERQVRRRRVSRSMSERCRIILRCADGIQSKVVAAELGVHEHTVGKWRRRFLKDRIEGLLDEARPGRPRTIADDQVAAVIERTLRSKPDDATHWSIRSMAGATGFSHTTIRRIWAAFGLQPHRSETFKLSSDPLFVDKVRDIVGLYLSPPNRALVLSVDEKSQIQALDREQPVLPMMPGMPERRTHSYVRHGTTSLFAALDIASGFVIGKCYKRHRAAEFLDFLKQIDAQVPPDLDVHIIMDNYATHKTALVRTWLARRPHYHVHFTPTSASWINQVERWFAELTRKQLKRGVHTSTSELEQDIRTFIERHNENPKPYRWTKSADEILASVKRFCQTAERTLCGEL; encoded by the coding sequence ATGGCCAACGCTATCGGCAGACCGACGAAACCAGTGGTTCTGGAAGCGGAGGAACGGGAATATCTGGAGCGGCAGGTGCGCCGACGGCGAGTGTCCCGTTCGATGTCGGAACGATGCCGGATCATCTTACGATGTGCAGACGGCATCCAGAGCAAGGTCGTGGCGGCTGAGTTGGGCGTGCACGAGCACACAGTCGGCAAGTGGCGCAGGCGCTTTCTCAAGGATCGTATCGAGGGGCTGCTGGACGAAGCTCGACCAGGCAGACCCCGGACGATCGCGGATGATCAGGTGGCAGCCGTGATCGAGCGGACACTGCGCTCGAAGCCAGATGACGCGACCCACTGGTCAATCCGTTCGATGGCAGGCGCGACCGGCTTTTCACATACCACGATCCGCCGAATCTGGGCGGCCTTTGGATTGCAGCCGCATCGCTCGGAGACGTTCAAGCTGTCCAGCGATCCGCTGTTCGTCGACAAGGTCCGTGATATCGTTGGCCTATATCTGTCGCCGCCCAACCGCGCATTGGTGCTCAGCGTGGACGAGAAGAGCCAGATCCAAGCACTCGATCGCGAGCAGCCGGTCCTGCCGATGATGCCCGGCATGCCCGAGCGTCGCACGCACAGCTACGTCCGCCATGGCACGACCTCACTCTTCGCCGCGCTTGATATCGCCTCGGGCTTTGTCATCGGGAAATGCTACAAGCGGCACCGCGCCGCCGAGTTTCTCGACTTTCTCAAGCAGATCGACGCGCAGGTGCCGCCCGACCTCGATGTCCACATCATCATGGACAATTACGCCACCCACAAAACCGCGCTGGTTCGGACATGGCTCGCTCGTCGGCCGCATTACCACGTCCATTTCACGCCGACCTCGGCATCCTGGATCAACCAGGTCGAACGTTGGTTTGCAGAGCTCACCCGCAAGCAGTTGAAGCGCGGTGTCCATACCTCCACCAGCGAGCTGGAGCAGGACATCCGCACCTTCATTGAACGCCACAATGAGAACCCGAAGCCATACCGGTGGACCAAGTCGGCCGACGAGATCCTCGCCTCCGTCAAGCGCTTCTGCCAAACCGCAGAACGTACATTATGCGGCGAACTTTAG
- a CDS encoding ketopantoate reductase family protein has product MTKQLHFCIHGAGGLGSVVGGFLARRGHKVTLIARKPHVEAIRQGGLQIEGVRAQFVQRDNLFAVETPAEVEDAIDYYILLTKAKGTDQALADATVLVDRTACALTLQNGVGKEGRLQAAFGKDKVIGGSIMDGATLLEPGRALNNMAVPVTAYFGELGGGESDRTRTMAEALDSAGMGSRSTADITHVHWEKLVQVGSASSWSASTLGGIKELDFIDGVAVREGAAQYVLIVKDLLAIYKALGYEPRNFFAPVSRLVEINGQSFDEALAGVMAMVGRFKPENRPARTSMHDDLVAGRRMEVDEVLGPLAEAAERLGVDAPTFLGAYRVLKTLNSYL; this is encoded by the coding sequence ATGACAAAGCAATTGCATTTCTGCATCCACGGCGCAGGCGGTCTTGGTTCCGTTGTCGGCGGCTTCCTGGCCCGCCGCGGACACAAGGTAACGCTGATTGCGCGCAAACCCCATGTCGAGGCAATCCGTCAGGGCGGTCTGCAAATCGAAGGGGTGCGTGCACAGTTCGTGCAGCGCGACAACCTGTTCGCGGTCGAGACCCCGGCTGAGGTCGAGGACGCGATCGACTATTACATCTTGCTGACCAAGGCGAAGGGCACCGATCAGGCGCTGGCCGATGCGACAGTGCTGGTTGACCGGACAGCCTGCGCCCTCACCTTGCAGAACGGGGTTGGCAAGGAAGGCCGGCTGCAGGCCGCGTTCGGCAAGGACAAGGTGATCGGCGGGTCGATCATGGACGGCGCAACCCTGCTCGAACCCGGCCGCGCGCTCAACAATATGGCCGTCCCGGTAACCGCCTATTTCGGCGAACTGGGAGGCGGGGAAAGCGATCGCACCCGGACAATGGCCGAGGCGCTGGACTCGGCCGGGATGGGGTCCCGCTCGACTGCCGACATCACCCATGTCCATTGGGAAAAACTGGTCCAGGTCGGAAGTGCTTCATCGTGGAGCGCCAGCACCCTGGGCGGCATCAAAGAGCTCGATTTCATCGACGGTGTGGCGGTGCGCGAAGGCGCGGCCCAGTATGTCCTGATCGTCAAGGACCTGCTGGCGATTTACAAGGCGCTGGGTTACGAACCGCGAAATTTCTTTGCCCCTGTCTCACGGCTCGTCGAGATCAACGGCCAAAGTTTCGACGAAGCACTTGCCGGGGTGATGGCCATGGTCGGCCGGTTCAAGCCGGAGAACCGGCCGGCGCGGACCTCGATGCACGATGACCTGGTGGCCGGCCGGCGCATGGAGGTTGACGAAGTGCTGGGGCCGCTCGCCGAGGCCGCCGAACGCCTCGGCGTCGATGCGCCGACATTCCTGGGGGCTTACCGGGTCCTCAAAACCCTGAACAGCTACCTTTGA
- a CDS encoding dihydrodipicolinate synthase family protein — translation MDYDRKDAKKWATETVRGFYQCPITPMTADHKFDIDGIRYNIDKYVEMGLDGLVVGGFIAECWNVTPSEWMRFHEIVADANAGRLDLWTIILDPSVHLALEKMQFVEKLGFNGAEVINPVVQLRTDDEIFAWFKYLTDRSNMAVCLYRTPVSGTVLSWNLMRRLADLDTVIGVKQGALNRAETIKIRSLMPEGFNTMEPFEYFFLEDLRLGGTVCWGELSFMLYGKKRHLARDYINLANQGKWEEARTKWEGLHDVREYYHDQFVWDIARTATYASALANIKAWYEAIGLKAGPILPPVADVTPQKKEEIRAKLIELGIA, via the coding sequence ATGGACTACGATCGCAAAGACGCCAAGAAGTGGGCCACCGAGACAGTCCGGGGGTTCTACCAGTGCCCGATCACCCCGATGACCGCCGACCACAAGTTTGATATCGACGGGATCCGCTACAACATCGACAAATACGTCGAAATGGGCCTTGATGGCCTGGTTGTCGGCGGCTTCATTGCCGAATGCTGGAACGTCACTCCGTCCGAATGGATGCGCTTTCACGAGATCGTCGCCGATGCCAACGCCGGGCGGCTCGACCTGTGGACGATCATCCTCGACCCGTCGGTCCACCTCGCGCTCGAAAAGATGCAGTTCGTCGAGAAATTGGGTTTCAACGGCGCCGAAGTCATCAACCCGGTCGTCCAGCTGCGAACCGACGACGAGATTTTCGCCTGGTTCAAGTATCTGACCGATCGCAGCAATATGGCGGTCTGCCTCTACCGCACCCCGGTTTCGGGCACGGTGCTGAGCTGGAACCTGATGCGCCGCCTAGCCGATCTCGATACCGTGATCGGGGTCAAGCAGGGTGCGCTTAACCGCGCCGAGACGATCAAGATCCGCAGCCTGATGCCCGAAGGCTTCAACACCATGGAGCCGTTCGAATATTTCTTCCTCGAAGACCTCCGGCTGGGCGGGACGGTGTGCTGGGGCGAACTGTCGTTCATGCTCTATGGCAAAAAGCGCCACCTCGCGCGCGACTATATCAACCTCGCCAACCAGGGCAAATGGGAAGAGGCCCGCACCAAGTGGGAAGGCCTGCACGATGTCCGCGAATATTACCATGACCAGTTCGTCTGGGATATTGCGCGCACCGCGACCTATGCTTCGGCACTGGCGAACATCAAGGCGTGGTATGAGGCGATCGGCCTCAAGGCCGGCCCGATCCTGCCGCCGGTTGCCGACGTGACCCCGCAGAAGAAGGAAGAGATCAGAGCCAAGCTCATCGAGCTCGGCATCGCCTGA
- a CDS encoding DUF1330 domain-containing protein encodes MAAYFIASVTSHDDGWVADYQANVPPMVARFGGELICRSNRFERFEGEGAVPHYTVIFRFPAMADVQAFMACPDYAPFKAARIAGATSDIFAVAD; translated from the coding sequence ATGGCCGCCTATTTCATCGCTTCCGTCACCTCACACGACGATGGCTGGGTTGCGGACTACCAAGCCAATGTCCCGCCGATGGTTGCGCGGTTCGGCGGCGAACTGATCTGCCGCTCCAACCGGTTCGAACGATTCGAAGGCGAAGGCGCGGTGCCGCACTATACGGTGATCTTCCGCTTCCCCGCGATGGCGGATGTCCAAGCGTTCATGGCCTGCCCCGACTATGCGCCGTTCAAGGCTGCACGGATCGCCGGCGCAACGTCCGACATTTTCGCGGTCGCCGACTGA